The Deltaproteobacteria bacterium genome contains a region encoding:
- a CDS encoding carbon-nitrogen hydrolase family protein — translation MGDVLPRFKAAAVQAAPVFLDREASVEKACALIEEASAQGADLIVLPEVFIPGGPYWAWHLNMRQAIPFSVELFQNAVDVPGEATERIGETARKCNAYVVIGINERENKSIYNTLLFYNREGKIIGKHRKFKPTGAEKLVWGEGDGSTHRVYETEIGRIGGLICGEHTMALPGYTLAAMGEQVHVASWVGFAFADTSLTEICSRYHAIAYNTFVICSQSVVDTAVPEKLGIDSIKPGGAWTTIIEAGSGRIMAGPLQPAEEGIVYAEIDLNQAPFHYFLHETTGHYWPKQFQVRFDARSLKPMVMETEGEGDEKKGKTEDESPSYLPETDKPSTSAK, via the coding sequence ATGGGTGATGTATTACCAAGATTCAAAGCAGCGGCAGTGCAGGCTGCGCCGGTCTTTCTTGACAGGGAAGCCAGTGTGGAGAAAGCCTGCGCCCTGATCGAAGAAGCATCCGCGCAGGGGGCGGACCTGATCGTGCTCCCGGAGGTCTTCATTCCCGGGGGACCTTATTGGGCCTGGCACTTGAACATGCGGCAGGCCATTCCCTTTTCTGTTGAACTCTTCCAGAATGCCGTGGACGTCCCCGGCGAGGCCACGGAACGAATCGGTGAAACGGCCAGAAAATGCAACGCCTATGTGGTCATCGGGATCAACGAGCGGGAGAACAAGAGCATATACAACACCCTCCTTTTCTATAACCGTGAGGGGAAGATCATTGGGAAGCACCGGAAATTCAAGCCCACCGGAGCGGAAAAACTGGTCTGGGGAGAGGGAGACGGCAGCACCCACCGGGTTTACGAAACGGAAATCGGACGAATCGGGGGACTGATCTGCGGCGAGCACACCATGGCCCTCCCGGGGTATACCCTTGCAGCCATGGGAGAACAGGTACATGTCGCCTCGTGGGTCGGTTTCGCTTTTGCGGATACCAGCCTCACAGAAATCTGCTCCAGGTACCATGCGATCGCCTATAACACCTTCGTCATTTGCAGCCAGTCCGTGGTGGACACTGCGGTTCCGGAGAAACTGGGAATCGACAGTATAAAACCTGGAGGGGCCTGGACCACTATCATCGAGGCGGGATCCGGGAGGATCATGGCAGGACCTCTTCAGCCTGCTGAAGAAGGAATCGTTTATGCGGAGATCGACCTCAACCAGGCCCCCTTCCATTATTTTCTCCACGAAACCACAGGCCATTACTGGCCCAAGCAATTCCAGGTCCGCTTTGACGCGAGATCCTTGAAACCAATGGTTATGGAGACGGAGGGGGAAGGTGACGAGAAAAAGGGAAAGACCG